One Bos indicus isolate NIAB-ARS_2022 breed Sahiwal x Tharparkar chromosome 10, NIAB-ARS_B.indTharparkar_mat_pri_1.0, whole genome shotgun sequence DNA window includes the following coding sequences:
- the LOC109564584 gene encoding transmembrane and coiled-coil domain-containing protein 5B yields MEEAGQDPLDDVRDVMEIPKLEITKQNLDSLNSDLEKDLQRMDEANQVLLKKIQEKEETIQSLERDITLSVRQAREREELDHRTAEKEAALRDLELETAKLEKNKEILSRSVVEVQKEISRKFKNVGLDKEALKQTLAELKVKLQKSTESCASQEKELVKIESDYQSVYQLCEDQAHYIKKYQEILRQMEKEKEMLLLEKEVCKAQNNATQIVKPGSTLVETIQSNMEKTIVKKQKRIFWYRHFRYFIFVVMIFFRLLGYVLFYLQYINPDLLVDALPMVMSRETLTRLRDALFPFLTLEVEEVLPH; encoded by the exons ATGGAAGAAGCTGGACAGGACCCGTTGGATGATGT GCGGGATGTGATGGAAATACCGAAACTAGAGATCACAAAGCAGAACCTGGACTCCCTGAACTCAGACCTTGAAAAGGACCTGCAGAGAATGGATGAGGCAAATCAGGTTCTTCTCAAAAAAAttcaagagaaagaagaaactattCAAAG TCTGGAAAGAGATATCACGCTGTCTGTCAGACAAGCCAGAGAGAGGGAGGAGCTGGACCACCGCACAGCTGAGAAGGAGGCAGCCCTGCGGGACCTGGAATTAGAGACGGCCAAGCTG gaaaaaaataaggaaattcttAGCAGGAGTGTGGTGGAGGTACAGAAGGAG ATTTCAAGGAAATTTAAGAATGTTGGCCTGGATAAAGAAGCCCTAAAGCAGACGTTGGCAGAATTGAAG GTGAAACTACAGAAGTCAACAGAATCCTGTGCCAGTCAAGAGAAGGAATTGGTCAAG aTAGAGAGTGACTATCAATCTGTGTATCAGCTCTGTGAGGATCAGGCCCACTACATAAAG AAATACCAGGAAATTCTGAGacagatggaaaaggaaaaggagatgcTTCTTCTTGAAAAAGAAGT ATGCAAAGCCCAGAACAACGCCACCCAAATAGTGAAACCGGGGTCAACTCTGGTGGAGACCATCCAAAGCAATATG GAGAAGACCATCgtcaagaaacagaagagaatCTTTTGGTACAG GCATTTCAGGTACTTTATCTTCGTGGTCATGATCTTCTTTAGGCTGCTGGGTTACGTGCTTTTCTACCTGCAGTACATAAACCCAGACCTCCTTGTGGACGCCCTGCCCATGGTCATGAGCAGAGAAACTTTGACGAGGCTGAGGGATGCCTTATTTCCCTTCCTCACTCTAGAGGTGGAAGAAGTTCTACCACATTAG